The stretch of DNA AAAAAATTTTACTTTAGCATTTATATCTTTTATAAAAACAGCAAAAATTGAACCCGCTAAATATCCAACATAATTAATTGAAGCCAAAACTCCTGCAAAACTAATAGTTAAATAATCTTCCAACATTGGAGGTAATAATGATGTAAAAACAAATCTTGCAACTCCTACACCAATTATAAGTGCGATGATTCCTGCAAGTAAAATAGCTACATTTGAATTTTTATCTAATAAATTTATTGTTCGCATATATTCTTCCTTTTAAATTAGTGGTATAATATCACTAAAAATGATATTAAGTCAAATATCTAATCATGATTTATGATATAAGGAAAAGAGATATGGATTCAAGTTTATTAAAAGTTTTTGTTGAAGTAGCACAAGAAAACAGTATTACAAAAGCAGCAAATAAATTAAATTTTGCCCAATCAAACGTAACTTCAAGAATAAAACAGCTGGAAAAATCTTTAGGATTTGCTCTGTTTCATAGAGTCCCAAAGGGTGTGATTTTAAGTAAAGAAGGAGAAAAACTCTATCCTTACGCAGTTGAAATTGTAAAAAAAGTTGAACTTGCAACTTTTAGTATGAAAAATATCAACAACCAAGAACATCTAATAATTGGTTCAACTGAATCAAATGCAACTACAAGAATTGTGCCATTTTTAGTTCAACTTCACAGTGATTTTCCAAATATGAGTTTAGAATTAATCACTAATACAACAAGAGAAATTACAAAAGAACTGCTTGATTATAAAGTTGATATTGCATTTATTAGTGGTGTTCCAAAACATAATGATTTAATAGTTTTAAATAAAGTAGATGAAGATATAGTAATAGTTGAACCAAAAAGTGGAAATGCTCCAAATGTTTTTTTATCTTTTAAAAATGGTTGTGCTTATAATGAATTTGGACAAACTTATCTAAAAAATAGCTCAAACGAAGATTTCAAAACTTTAGAATTTGGAAATTATGAAATAATTTTAGGTTGTGTAAAAGCAGCAATGGGAAAAAGTCTATTGCCATTAAGTATTGTGAAAAAACATAAATATGAAAATGATTTAAAAATCACAAATCTACCAAAAGAGTTAGCAAATATGCCAACTTGTTTGGTTTGTAGAAAAGATAATATTCCTAAAATTGAGGATTATCTAAAAGAGTATAGTTTTTAGTTACAAGCATTTTTGAATTTTTTTAATTCATCTTCAATGCTTGGAACTCTCATAAAATGTTCACCAATTAAAAACGCATCAGCACCAATCGAGTTTAATCTTTTTATTACTTCAATATCTGAAACACCTGATTCTGCAACTATGATTTTTCCATTTGGAATTAAAGGAATTAATTTATCACATAAAGTCATATCCATTTCAAAAGTATCAAGATTTCTATGATTTATCCCAATAATTGTAGCTCCACATTTAATAGCTTTTGTTAAATCTTCCTTATCATGAATTTCAACTAAAACTTCAAGTCCTAAATGAATTGCATAATCATAAAGTTCTTTTAATTCTTTTGTTCCAAGTGCTTTTGCAATAAGTAAAATAAAATCAGCTCCATAAACTAAAGCTTCAACAATTTGATATTTATCAACTATAAAATCTTTTCTTAAAAGTGGCGTTGGAACATATCTTCTAATTGCAGTTAAATACTCTAAATTACCTTGAAAATAGTGAGGTTCTGTTAAAACTGAAATTGCATTTGCTCCACTATTACTATATGCTTGTGCAATTAAAATTGGATCAAAATCCTCTTTTATTATTCCCTTGCTAGGACTAGCTTTCTTAACTTCAGCAATAATTCTAATTGGTTCTTCTTTTGTTGAAGTTAAATATGGTTTTACATCTCTTGGAGTATAAGGATTTGAAGATAGAGTTCTTCCTAATAAATCTAAGCTTATCTCTTTTTTTCTAATTTCTAAATCTTGTTTTGTTTTTTCTATAATCTCATCTAAAATCATTTTTTACACTCCTTTATTTTTTCCCAATGTAGTTTTATCTCTTCATCATTTAAGCCAACTTCATCAACTACTCTTTTCATTTGTTTATTTGCTTCTTGACAGTTTTTGAGTTTATATTGTCCCCAAGCTAAAGTATCAATATATGCTAAATTATTAGGTTCTTCTTTTAGTGCTTTTTTTACTAAAGTTACACCTTTTGATACATTTATATTAAAGTCAATTAAAATATATGCTAAATAATTTTCATAAATATGATTATCAATATGTTCTATTACTTTTTCAAATTTAGCAATAACACTATTTAATACTTTTCTTTTATCTTCAGCCATTTCAAATTCTATAATTGCTTGTTGTCCTAAATATTCTAAATTATCACTATTTGCATATAAACTTCCTAATAAATTATAAGCTTTTAAAGGTTGATTTGTAATTTTATATAAATTTAATAAAATTTCGTCTTCTTCTTTATTTTGTTCAAGAAAATCTATTGCCATTCCTACATTATCTTTTGCTATATACTTTATTAATAAAATTTTTGTTTTATTAAACATCAATAATTCATTATTCTTTTTATATTCAGAATACATTTCTTTTAATAAAGGAATTATTTTTTCTGTTTTTTGCTCTTTTTCATAAAAAGCTAAAAGTTGCATTGATAAATTAAAATCATGTCCATTTTCTTTTATATATTGCTCTATTTTACTTATGGCTTCTTCTTTTTGTGATAAATTGAAATATTGAATATTTGTCAAATTAAGAAATGTATTTGCAGATTTATTTAAAGCAAACGCTTTCTCAAAAAGCTCATAAGCTTTTAAATAATCTTTTTGTTGTAAATAAATAGTCCCTAAAAGTTCATAATTTACATCATTTTGAAATAAATTTGTTAATTTTTGAGCATTTAATAAAGCTTCTTTTTGATCACCTAATTTAAATAGCGCAAATGTATATAATCTTAATATTATCTCTTCTTGTTTAATATTATTTATGTAATATTTAGAAGCATATTCCTTAACAATTTTATAATCTTTTATCTGTGTAGATATTGCTAAATGTTTTAATAAATACTCATAATTATTTGTTTGTTCAAATAATCTTATATATAATTCTCTTGCATCATAATATAATCTTTGATTTTCTGATTCTAATGCTAAAATTATATATTGATTTTCAAGCTCAAAACTTTTAGTTTTTACTTCAACAAATTTTATTTTTATTGGTTCTTTATTTTCTAAGTCCAATGTTTTATTACTACATCCATTAAAAAAGAATAATAATAAACAAAGTACTAAAGACTTCGTATAGCTGGGCACTCTTTATAAACCTCTTCTTCTTTTTCTTTAAAATAATCCCAAAAAGGGAAAGTCCTACATTGATTTGGTCTTGCATTATAAATAGAACATTGTTTTTTTTCCAAATCGAAAAAACAGCACGCATAATTATTTGAAGCTAATTGTATCTCTTTTATGCTATATTTATAGGCGATTTTATTTAAATATCTTTTTTTTAAATCTTCAGCAGAAATTTTTAAATGTAAAGCTAAAGCTTGAATTTCAACCGAATTAATCCAAATATAACCACTTTCCCCTATACAACAATTTCCTTTGCAACTATTACAACCATTTGGATCAAAAGCAAAATTAAATCCATCTTTTTTAACTAAATTACTCAATATCGACCTTTATACTGTGTGTAGAAGATTTTTTATATATTTCTTGAACTTCAGAAGTAAAATTATTATTTTCATCAAAAACTATTAAAGGTTTTAAAATTTTTGTCAAAGATTTTGAATTTCTTTTTGCATAAACTAAAATTAATGTTGCATCTTTTGAATATTTTGGATGAACAAACTGTAAAGCTTCTAAATTAAATTTATATTTATTTAACAATAACAATATATTGTTTATTTGTTTTACATCATAACAAAAAAAGAATTTTCCTTCACTTTTTAATATTGATGCTGTTTTTTTTATAAAAACTTCAAGGGGTAAAGAGTCATTATATCTAGCAATTTTTAAACTTTGATTGTCACTTTTGATAACATCTGCATGATAAAAAGGTGGATTTGAAACGCAAATATCAAATTTTTTCTCAAAGTCAATTTCTTCAAAAGAACCTTCATATAATTTTGAATCTATTTTATTTGTTTTTGAATTTTTTGTTGAGAAAAATTGAAACATTTTTTGTATTTCACACTGATTTAGTTTTAGTTTTTCAAAATCTTTTGCTACTAATAAACCTAAAATTCCACTCCCACTTCCTACGTCTAATAATTCACCTTTTATATTCTTATATTTGGTAAAATTTTCAATTATAAAGTTATATAAAAAATGTGTATCACTATTATAACAATAGCCATTTGTTGGCTGATATAAAACCAAAAATTATCCTTATTTTATTTAGATGAATTATATCTAAGTTAAATAAATATGAGTTTTAATTTCATTATTAACTTATACTATTGTATAAAAACTAGATAAATATTTTAAGCTTAAATATAGTTTATAAAAGTGCCTTAAATTTCGTTATTCTCTTGTAGCAAAATGTAACAAGAGAAAAATTCAATTTATAAATTGCAAAGATATAACATTCTTTGGGATTATTATAGGCTATTATTTGACGATAATATATTGAGTTAATTCAATTATTGATATTAAAATAATTTAAGGAGAAATTATGTCTAATATGGAAGCTCCTGCAAATACTCCGGTTTGGGTTAATGAAGCTAGATGCAAAGCATGTGATAAATGTGTTTCAGTATGTCCAGCTGGCGTACTTGCGATGAGACAAGAAGTTCATTCTACTTTAGGTTCAATGATTAAAGTTGTTCACCCAGAAGCATGTATTGGTTGTACAGATTGCGAATTGGCATGTCCAGATTTTGCAATTTATGTTGCTGATAAAAAAGAGTTCAAATTTGCAAAACTTACAGAAGAAGCAAAAGTGAGAAAAGAAGCGGTTATAAAAAATAATTATAGAGAACTAGAGGCGTAAGGAGAATTAATGGCAAGAGAAGTAATTTCAACTGGTAATGAACTAGCAGCTAAAGCTGCAATAGACGCTGACGTTGAGTTTTTTGGTGGATACCCTATTACTCCTTCAAGTGAGATAATGCACGTACTTTCTTCTGCATTACCAGCTAGAGGACATGCATGTATTCAAATGGAAGATGAAATAGCAGGTATTTGTACAGCAATAGGTGCTGCAATGTCTGGAAAAAGATCAATGACTGCAACATCAGGACCTGGTATCTCTTTAAAAGCAGAAAACTTAGGTGTTGGATATATTTCTGAAGTTCCTTTAGTAGTTGTAAATGTAATGAGAGGTGGTCCATCAACTGGTCTTCCAACAAGAGTTGCACAAGGTGACTTATTACAAGCAAAAAACCCTACTCATGGTGATGTAAAATCAATTACTTTAGTTCCAGGTAACTTAAGAGAATGTTATACAGAAACAGTAAGAGCTTTCAATTTAGCTGATAGATTTATGCAACCTGTATTTGTTTTATTAGATGAAACAATTGGTCACATGAGTGGAAAAGCAATTCTTCCTGATCTAGAAGAAATTCAAGCTTCTAAAATCTCAAGAAAAAGATTCGATGGAGATAAAAAAGATTACAAACCTTACGGTGTTGGAGCTGATGAACCAGCTGTATTAAATCCAATGTTTGAAGGTTATAGATACCACTTTACTGGTCTTCACCATGGACCAACAGGACATCCTACAGAAGATGCTGATATGTGTGACGCTTTAATGAAAAGATTATTTAATAAAGTTGATGCTCACGTAGATGAATTAGAATTAAATGAAGAATATATGTTAGAAGATGCTGACATTATGATTATTGCGTATGGTTCTGTATCTTTAGGTGTTACTGAAGCAATTAATAGAATGAGAAAAGAAGGTATTAAAGTTGGAATGTTCAGACCATTAACAATTTGGCCAAGTCCAGCAAAAAGAATAAAAGAATTAATGGATAAATTTAACAAAGTATTAGTTGCAGAGTTAAATATGGGACAATTTACAGAAGAAGTACAAAGAGTATCTGGAAGATCTAATTTTGATACATTATATAAAGTAAATGGTAGACCTTTATCTCCACTAGAAATTATTGAAAAAGTGAAAGGAATGTAATTATGGCTTTTAATTATGATGAATATTTAAGAACAGATAAAATGCCAACACTATGGTGTTGGGGATGTGGTGATGGAGTTATTCTAAAATCTGTAATTAGAGCTATAGAGAAACTTGGTTGGAATATGGATGATGTTTGTGTTGTTTCAGGAATCGGATGTTCTGGAAGATTTTCTTCATACATTAACTGTAATACAATTCACACAACTCACGGAAGAACTTTAGCTTATGCAACTGGTGTTAAATTAGCAAATCCAGATAAAAAAGTTATTGTTGTTGGTGGAGATGGTGATGGTCTTGCAATTGGTGGAAATCATACAATTCATGCTGCTAGAAGAAACATTGACTTAAATTATATTATTATCAATAATTTCATTTATGGATTAACAAATTCTCAAACAAGTCCAACAACTCCTCAAGGTATGTGGACTGTTACAATGAGTAGAGGAAATATTGACCCTACTTTTGATGCTTGTAAATTAGTTGAAGCAGCAGGAGCTTCTTTTGTTGCAAGAGAAACTATGTTAGACCCTAAAAAATTAGAAAGAACTTTAGTTAAAGCTTTTGAACATAAAGGTTTTTCATTTATTGAAGTATTCTCTAACTGTCACGTTAACTTAGGAAGAAAAAATAAAATGGCAACAGCTATGGCAAATTTAGAGTGGATTGATTCAATTTCAATGGCAAAATCTAAATTTGAAAAATTAGAACCAGAAGAACAAAAAGGTATTTTTCCTACAGGTATTTTAAAACAAGATACTGAAGCAATGGAATATTGTGAAGCTTACGAAAAAGTAAAAGAAGCTCATAAAAATAAAACTATGGTTCAATTATAAGGAGATACACATGGCAACAAATAAAACATTAATGAGATTTACAGGTGTTGGTGGACAAGGTGTACTTCTTGCAGGTGCGATTTTCGCAGCTGCAAAAATCAATGATGGAGGTTATGGTTTAAAAACTGCAACTTATACATCTCAAGTAAGAGGTGGACCAACTGTTGTTGATATTACTTTACAAGATGATGAAATTTTATATCCTTATGCAAATGATGGTGAAATTGATTTCATGCTTTCAGTTGCACAAATTTCTTATGACCAATTTAAAAATGGTGTAAAAGAAGGTGGAGTTATCGTTGTTGAACCAAATCTTGTTACTCCAACTGAAGAAGATAGAAAAAAATGGAAAATCTATGAAATTCCAATTATTACTATTGCGAAAGAAGAAGTAGGAAATGTTATTACTCAATCAGTTTTAGCATTAGCTATGGCTAACTATTTTACAGGTGAAACTGTACCAAATGAAGTATTGAAAAAAACAATGCTTTCAAAAGTGCCAGAAAAAGTACATGAAATCAATAATAAAGCATTTGATTTAGGTATTAAATACGCTCACGAAGCACAAGCTAACGCTTAAAAATAGAGGTTTTTAAACCTCTATTTTATTCTTTTATATATTTTTTATAATCTTCTATTTTTTCTTTTAATCTTTTTGCTAAATAAATATTTGAATTACCTAAACAAGATAAAATAAAACTTGCTTCTTTTTGATATTTTGATATTTTTTCATTATCCCAATGTTTTGGTGGAATTCCTAAATTTGTAATTCTATCAGCTAATTTAACCATTTGAACTTCATAGGGTTGAGTTAATAATCTTTCAATACTATCTTTCATTTGTTCTTGTTTTGAAACCAAAGTTTTATCTTTTGTTAAAGCTTCAACCCCATTGGCAATGGTTTCTCCAAATTTTACATATAGTTCATCATAAGTAATATTAGCATCTTCAATAACATCATGTAACAAAGCACAAGAAATGGCTATATTTGCTTTTTCTTCATCAAGCTTAGATTTCTCACAAGCATTTATAACTTCCATTGCTACACAAGTTATATGAGCAAGATAAAGCAAACCTTTTGGAGTTTTTTGCTCACCATGAGCATGAGCAGCAAAAGTTAAAACTTCTATATAATTTTCTTGGCTAAACATTTATTTATTCTCTTTTTTATGATTATTTATAACATTATCACTTTTTGAAAAAGAGATTAAATCTTCAACTGTTTTAATTTTAGAACTATCAATATTTGACAAACTTTTTTCAAAAACAATAGCTGTTGTTAAAGCATCAAAATAGGCTCTATGATGATTATCAACTTCAATATTTAAAACTTCTTTTAAAAAACTCAAACCATATTTTTCAGATTCGATTGTTCTTTTTGCCAAATCAATAGAACAAATTTTTCTATTTAAGAGTTTTCCTAAATGAAATTTTTCAAAAGAATCAGAAATAAAAGTGTAATCAAATTTTATATCATGGGCCACAAAAACATCATCTTCTAAAAACACTTTAAATTCTTTTAAAACTTTCTCAAGTCTTGGAGCATCTTCTAACATTTTAAGATTTATTTTTGTAACTTCTTGAACATAAGCTGGAATTTCTTTTGCATAAACTAATGATTCGAATTTATCTAGAATTTTTCCATTTTTATATTTTACAGCGCCAAGTTCAATAATTTGATAACCTTTTTTTGCACTTCCACCATTTGTTTCAATATCAACTATACAAAAAGTTTGTTCTTCTATTGGTGTTTTTATAGTTTTTAAATAAACAAAATCTCCTTCAAACTCCAAAGGTAAACCATTTGATAAAAGTAATTCAAATTCAAGTTCTGGAGTTTCATAAAAAGTATCAGCTGCTTCATTTAATAACTCTAAAAATTCTGTATATAAAATTGGTTCTTTTAATAATCTTTGTAAAATATTTTGTAATTTAAATTGAGGTTTAGGAACAATCCTTTTAGGCGATTTCATTTGCCTCTTTTACAAAATCTATCATTTTTTGTTTAGATTTTTTTCCCTTAGATTCTTCAACTCCACTGCTAACATCAACTCCATAAAAACCATAACCATTTATCTCTTTTAAATTATTTGAAGTTAATCCACCAGCAAGAATAAATTTTGAACAATCAAGGTTTTCAAACCACTCTAAAGCAACTCTTTTACCCTCACCTCCAAAACCATCAACAAAAGCATCTAATAAATAATAATCTTTATTTAAATTCTTTAAATCTTTTTGTGATTTAACTCTTATTACTTTTATAGATTTTACTTTTAATAATTCATAATTTAATATCTCATTATCATCTATTATTTGAGCCAAATGCATTTTTGATTCAGCACAAACTTCATTTATAAAGTTTTCATTTTCATTTACAAAAAGTCCAACTATTTGTACAAAAGGAGGAAGTTTTTCAACTATCTCTTTTGCTTTTAAAGGTGTAATATATCTTGGAGAATTAGCATAAAAAACAAAACCCAAAGCATCAGCACCTGCATTTATTGCATCAAGTGCATCTTGTAAATTTGTTATACCACAAATTTTTACTCTCATTTTTTAAACCTGTAGACTTTTTATAGCTTTTGAATAATCAGCATTTCCAAACACATAAGATCCAGCAACAACAACATCAACACCAGCTTCTTTTAACTCATGAATATTTTTGTCATTTACTCCACCATCAACTTGAATTAAACAATTTGGATTTCTTTTATTAATTAACTCTTTTAATTTTTTTGCTTTTTCAATAACTGATGGAATAAATTTTTGTCCACCAAAACCAGGATTTACAGACATTAATAAAACCATATCCAAATCTTCAAGTAAATATTCAATGGCTTCAGGAGGAGTATGAGGATTTAAAACAATTGCTGGTTTAATTCCATAATCTCTAATCTTTTGAATAAGTCTATGTGGATGATTTTCACTTTCAATATGAAATGAAATATAAAGAGGTTTACAAGGGGCAAAAAGCTCAACAAAAAAAGTATTATCTTCAACCATTAAATGAATATCAAGGGGTTTAGTAGCAACTTTTGCAACAGAGTTTACAACAACAGGTCCTATTGTCATATTAGGAACATAGTGTCCATCCATTACATCCACATGAATTAAATCACTTCCAGCATCACAAATGGCTTTTATTTCACTTGCAAGATTTCCAAAATCTGCTGATAATATAGAAGGTGCTACAAGCATCTTTTCTAACCTTTTTTTCTAAATTTTGCCCGATTATATCATTTAAACTCTTTTAGAATGTATAAAAATAGATTTATAATACTTTTTGATGTAGAATCTAAACAAAAAACAAATTGGCAAATCATGAAAAAATTTTTACTCTTATTTATCTATAGTTTATGTTTTAGTGAAGATATAAATACACTTTATGAAGAAGCTCAAAATTTAGAAAATCAAGGAAATTATAAAGAAGCCATGCTTTTATATAAAAAAGCTGCTGATTTGAATATTCCTAAATATACTCCAGAAGATAGATATATACTTGATTTATCAAAAAATGATGAACATAAAGTTGAATCCTTTACAAACATGAAAAAAGCTTTTTATCAAAACCAAATTGATAAAGTTAATGATAAAGAAACTGACGAAAATTTAAAACAGATAGTTACGGGTGACTTTGGTCTTTATCCTTATAAAAAGAACTATTTACTTCCTGTAACTTATCAAGTAAATACACCAAAAGAACAAAATTCTTTTGAGACAAATTTTCAAATAAGTATAGAAAAACCTATTACTTATAATTTTTTTGGACTAAATGAATCAATTTCAGCTGCATACACACAAAACTCTTTTTGGCAAACATTTAAACACTCTTCTCCTTTTAGAGAAACAAATTATGAACCTGAAATATTTGTACAATTTCCATATAAAAGTACCAGTACTTTAAAAAGTTATAAAATTGCATTAAATCATGTTTCAAATGGAAGAAATGATGAATATTCAAGGTCATGGAACAGAGTCTATTTAGAAGGTTATTTTCAACTTTCTAATTTATTTATAATCCCAAAAGTTTGGTATAGAATCCCTGAAAATAGTTCAGATGATGATAATCCTAATATTGAAGATTATTATGGAAATGGTGATTTAACTTTCCTTTATGCTTATAAAAAACATACATTTGAATTGGCTTTGAGAAACAATCTTGAGTTCAATGAGGGGAATAAAGGTTCAGCTGAGTTAAATTGGACTTTCCCCCTACCTGATTTTTTATATGCAGCAAATACTTATGGTATATTCCAACTATTCTCAGGTTATGGTAATAATCTAATTGATTATGATAGAGAAGTTCATAAAGTAGGCTTAGGAATAGCTTTCTCTAGATAGATTCTATTTTATATTTTGTATATAATAAAAAATAGCCTCTATCTCTTCTTCAACTAAAAAGTATGTTGGCATTACATTAGCATAATGAATTAATTTTTCACATACTTGCTCTTTTTCAAATTTTAAATTTGGATTCTTTTTAGAATTTACTTTTATTGAAAAAGTTTCATAATCTATATTTTTTATATCAGGAACAACCAAAGTACAATTATAAATTTTTTTCTCATGCATCTGTTTAAAATCAACCATCTTCCTACCTCTTGCATCATTTCCATGACAACTATTACAGCCTATTCCTCTTGGATTATTATAAAGCATTTTACCATACTCATATTTTGTAATAAAAGAGTTATTAATATCCATTAAATTTTCTGGATGTTTTTCTTCTGGTTGATTTAATTCTGGTTGTTTATTTTCTAATTGATTTTGTTCAACTTCATTGGCATAAAGAGTTGAACCAAGAAGGAAAAAAATTACAAATAAATATTTCATTTAACTCCTATTTTATCTATATTTTTAAAAAACCAATAAAAGCTAAACATTAACCCAGGTGTTTTAGCTTTTGATTCATCAAAAATAAATTCCTCAGCTTCTTCAATTGGCAAAAACATAACTTCAATTTGCTCATCGTTAATTCCGCCGCCATCATGAATTTTCATTGATTCATCAATTTCTGCAAAAAATAAGTATTGACAAGCTCCACTAATTCCCACATTTGTATAAAATGAAGTTATTTTTGAGATATCATTTATTTTAACATGGTATCCACACTCTTCATCTATTTCTTCTTGTGCTATTTCTTCTAAGGATTTATCTTTATCCACTAATCCAGCACACAATTCATAAGTAAATGTTTTAGAACTGTCATTTAAAAAAACTGGAATTCTAAACTGCTTTACAAGCAAAAAAGCTTTTTTCTCAACATGATATAAAAGAATTGCAACGCTATTATGACTTCGTACAGCTTCCCAAGTTTTATTTTTTCCATTTTGATTATATGTTACTTTTATTGGATGAATAAATTTTGTATCTTTTAACTCACTTATTTTTAAATCTTCAATTACATTTATCATTTATTGTCTTTAATTTTTTTTCGTATTCTAACAAAAAATTAATTCAATTTACTTTTTATTTACTATTGAAGAAAAATCGATACTAAAGATTGTCTCTTTGGCTATTTGTGACTTTAGGTTTAAAACTAAATTATATTCATTACAAATTCTTTTTACTATATCTAAACCTATTCCAAAACCACCTTCATTGTTATTTCCTCTTTTATATCTTTTGAAAATCTCTTTTTGTTCTTCATCACTTATTCCTCTTCCAAAATCTTTTACACCTAAAATATTATCTTTTAAAGTAACCTCAATAATAGAGTCTTTATAACTATATTTAATAGCATTTGAAATTAGATTATTCACCAATTTTTGCGTTTTTGTTCTATCCATTTTTATATAACAACTAAAAAGATTTGAATTTATTTGAATATTTTTTGTAATAGAAATATCATTAAAA from Arcobacter suis CECT 7833 encodes:
- a CDS encoding LysR family transcriptional regulator — translated: MDSSLLKVFVEVAQENSITKAANKLNFAQSNVTSRIKQLEKSLGFALFHRVPKGVILSKEGEKLYPYAVEIVKKVELATFSMKNINNQEHLIIGSTESNATTRIVPFLVQLHSDFPNMSLELITNTTREITKELLDYKVDIAFISGVPKHNDLIVLNKVDEDIVIVEPKSGNAPNVFLSFKNGCAYNEFGQTYLKNSSNEDFKTLEFGNYEIILGCVKAAMGKSLLPLSIVKKHKYENDLKITNLPKELANMPTCLVCRKDNIPKIEDYLKEYSF
- the trpC gene encoding indole-3-glycerol phosphate synthase TrpC encodes the protein MILDEIIEKTKQDLEIRKKEISLDLLGRTLSSNPYTPRDVKPYLTSTKEEPIRIIAEVKKASPSKGIIKEDFDPILIAQAYSNSGANAISVLTEPHYFQGNLEYLTAIRRYVPTPLLRKDFIVDKYQIVEALVYGADFILLIAKALGTKELKELYDYAIHLGLEVLVEIHDKEDLTKAIKCGATIIGINHRNLDTFEMDMTLCDKLIPLIPNGKIIVAESGVSDIEVIKRLNSIGADAFLIGEHFMRVPSIEDELKKFKNACN
- a CDS encoding tetratricopeptide repeat protein, which produces MDLENKEPIKIKFVEVKTKSFELENQYIILALESENQRLYYDARELYIRLFEQTNNYEYLLKHLAISTQIKDYKIVKEYASKYYINNIKQEEIILRLYTFALFKLGDQKEALLNAQKLTNLFQNDVNYELLGTIYLQQKDYLKAYELFEKAFALNKSANTFLNLTNIQYFNLSQKEEAISKIEQYIKENGHDFNLSMQLLAFYEKEQKTEKIIPLLKEMYSEYKKNNELLMFNKTKILLIKYIAKDNVGMAIDFLEQNKEEDEILLNLYKITNQPLKAYNLLGSLYANSDNLEYLGQQAIIEFEMAEDKRKVLNSVIAKFEKVIEHIDNHIYENYLAYILIDFNINVSKGVTLVKKALKEEPNNLAYIDTLAWGQYKLKNCQEANKQMKRVVDEVGLNDEEIKLHWEKIKECKK
- a CDS encoding YkgJ family cysteine cluster protein, encoding MSNLVKKDGFNFAFDPNGCNSCKGNCCIGESGYIWINSVEIQALALHLKISAEDLKKRYLNKIAYKYSIKEIQLASNNYACCFFDLEKKQCSIYNARPNQCRTFPFWDYFKEKEEEVYKECPAIRSL
- a CDS encoding tRNA1(Val) (adenine(37)-N6)-methyltransferase translates to MVLYQPTNGYCYNSDTHFLYNFIIENFTKYKNIKGELLDVGSGSGILGLLVAKDFEKLKLNQCEIQKMFQFFSTKNSKTNKIDSKLYEGSFEEIDFEKKFDICVSNPPFYHADVIKSDNQSLKIARYNDSLPLEVFIKKTASILKSEGKFFFCYDVKQINNILLLLNKYKFNLEALQFVHPKYSKDATLILVYAKRNSKSLTKILKPLIVFDENNNFTSEVQEIYKKSSTHSIKVDIE
- a CDS encoding 4Fe-4S dicluster domain-containing protein, translating into MSNMEAPANTPVWVNEARCKACDKCVSVCPAGVLAMRQEVHSTLGSMIKVVHPEACIGCTDCELACPDFAIYVADKKEFKFAKLTEEAKVRKEAVIKNNYRELEA
- a CDS encoding 2-oxoglutarate synthase subunit alpha, encoding MAREVISTGNELAAKAAIDADVEFFGGYPITPSSEIMHVLSSALPARGHACIQMEDEIAGICTAIGAAMSGKRSMTATSGPGISLKAENLGVGYISEVPLVVVNVMRGGPSTGLPTRVAQGDLLQAKNPTHGDVKSITLVPGNLRECYTETVRAFNLADRFMQPVFVLLDETIGHMSGKAILPDLEEIQASKISRKRFDGDKKDYKPYGVGADEPAVLNPMFEGYRYHFTGLHHGPTGHPTEDADMCDALMKRLFNKVDAHVDELELNEEYMLEDADIMIIAYGSVSLGVTEAINRMRKEGIKVGMFRPLTIWPSPAKRIKELMDKFNKVLVAELNMGQFTEEVQRVSGRSNFDTLYKVNGRPLSPLEIIEKVKGM
- a CDS encoding 2-oxoglutarate ferredoxin oxidoreductase subunit beta; translated protein: MAFNYDEYLRTDKMPTLWCWGCGDGVILKSVIRAIEKLGWNMDDVCVVSGIGCSGRFSSYINCNTIHTTHGRTLAYATGVKLANPDKKVIVVGGDGDGLAIGGNHTIHAARRNIDLNYIIINNFIYGLTNSQTSPTTPQGMWTVTMSRGNIDPTFDACKLVEAAGASFVARETMLDPKKLERTLVKAFEHKGFSFIEVFSNCHVNLGRKNKMATAMANLEWIDSISMAKSKFEKLEPEEQKGIFPTGILKQDTEAMEYCEAYEKVKEAHKNKTMVQL
- a CDS encoding 2-oxoacid:acceptor oxidoreductase family protein, with the protein product MATNKTLMRFTGVGGQGVLLAGAIFAAAKINDGGYGLKTATYTSQVRGGPTVVDITLQDDEILYPYANDGEIDFMLSVAQISYDQFKNGVKEGGVIVVEPNLVTPTEEDRKKWKIYEIPIITIAKEEVGNVITQSVLALAMANYFTGETVPNEVLKKTMLSKVPEKVHEINNKAFDLGIKYAHEAQANA
- a CDS encoding HD domain-containing protein, which translates into the protein MFSQENYIEVLTFAAHAHGEQKTPKGLLYLAHITCVAMEVINACEKSKLDEEKANIAISCALLHDVIEDANITYDELYVKFGETIANGVEALTKDKTLVSKQEQMKDSIERLLTQPYEVQMVKLADRITNLGIPPKHWDNEKISKYQKEASFILSCLGNSNIYLAKRLKEKIEDYKKYIKE